AGGTGTAGTTGGGGATTTTCAACAGAATTGGATAGATTTCAAAAATTGAAACCCAAAAAAACATGTTAGATCAGAGCGTTGAATCAGACTTTAGCGAGGTTTTCATTATTCAAAAGGAAACTTCAGTTTTCTTGAGAAAGTCCTCTCCACATGAGCGGTCGGCGAAACTTTTAAAGTTGCGGTCATGGATTAAAAAAAATCAAAAAGAAATCCAAAAAGCCTTGTGGAATGACTTTAAAAAACCTGAAGTAGAGGTTGATCTAAGTGAAATCTATCCGATTACCGCTGAAATAAACCATGCTTTAAAAAACCTGAAAGCATGGATGCGTCCAAAAAAGGTAAATACACCACTTCCCATGGCAGGGACAAGTGGTAAAATCAAATTTGAACCCAAAGGAACAAGTTTGATTCTTTCACCTTGGAATTTTCCCTTTAATTTAACTATCGGGCCATTAGTTTCTGCAATTGCTGCAGGATGCACCGCTATAATTAAGCCTTCAGAATTTGCTCCAGCTACCGCTAATATTATTAGTAAAATGATTTCGGAGCTTTTTGAACCTAGAGAAATTGCTGTCTTTTTAGGCGATGTAGATATTGCCTCTTCTTTGTTGGAGTTACCATTTGACCATATTTTCTTCACTGGTAGCCCGACTGTGGGTAAGATTGTGATGAAAGCAGCTTCCAAACACCTAAGTTCTATCACCCTTGAACTTGGAGGCAAATCTCCGGTGATAATTGACAACTCAGCAGATCTCAAAGATGCGGCAGAAAAAATCATTTGGGGAAAGTTTATGAATTGCGGACAAACCTGTATCGCACCAGACTATATTTTGGTTCCTACAGAGCTTCAGCAAGAATTTACTCAACAATGCATCAATCAGATTCAAAAGTATTATGACCCAACATTTAAAGGAATCGAAGCAAGTTCGGATTATGCGCGCATCATCAATGAAAAACACTTCAACAGGCTGATTCAACTTCTAAAAGATTCAGAAGTAAAAGGGGCCAAAATTGAATTTGGAGGAAAATTCTCCTCTGTTGATAACTACCTGGAGCCCACGTTAATTTCTAATATCAGTATGGATATGGAGATATTCCATGAAGAAATATTTGGTCCAATCCTCCCTATACTTCCTTATAAAGGATTGCATGAGGCAATTAACTTGGTGAACTCCAAACCTAAACCATTGGCTTTGTATTTCTTTGGCTCAAACAGGACGCATCAAGAGCAAGTCATTCAAGAAACGAGTTCTGGAAATGTGGTCATCAATGATTGCGTTTTACATTTCCTACATAGCGAACTTCCATTTGGAGGAGTAAACAATAGTGGGATAGGAAAGGCGCATGGCTATTCAGGATTTTTGGAGTTTAGTAATCCCAAAGGAATTCTCAAACAACGGATTGGATTTAATAATGTAACATTGCTTCGTCCTCCTTACACCCTAAAAACCAAGCAAATTATTGCCTCATTAATCAAATGGTTCTAGAAAAAAGAAACATTCCATTTTTTCAAATCGATTGAATTTTTAATTCTTCATTTTAAAGTTTAGAGTATGAAAAAATCGAAAATTACTTCATTGGCCTTTTTGGCATCCAAAATTGGAATTCTTTCAATTGTACTTTTATTGGGTTGTGTAGGTACTGAAGAACAAGTACTTAACTCAAAAAAGGAGTTAATCAATCTAAACTATGGAGATGACCCTAGGCAAGTCATGGATGTCTACCTTCCAGCTGGTCGAAGTACTGAGTCTACGCCACTCCTTATATATATACATGGTGGAGCTTGGATAGATGGAGATAAAAGTGAATTCCTTCAAGTAAAATCCTTAGCAGAAAATTCTCTCTCAAACTTTGCGTTTGTCTCGATCAATTATCGACTTTATGATTTCATTTCTGGATCAAATCAATTTCCAACTCAAGAAAATGACATCGCTTCTGCAATTAATTTCATTGAGAACAGCCTTACAGAATGGAACGTATCCAATAATCTAATTCTAAGTGGAGCGAGCGCAGGCGCACATTTAGCCTTACTTCAAGCCTACAAAGCACCTTTGAATAAATTCGAGGCAGTGATTGCCTTTTTCCCACCCACAGACTTAAATACTCTTTTTGGGTTTTCGGTTTTTACCGCGCAGGGACTTTCCGCAATTCTGGGGGGTACCCCAGACCAGAACCCCAACCTTTACATTTCTTCTAGCCCTAGTAATTTTGTCACCAGAACAAGTCCACCCACTATCCTTTTTCATGGAGAATTGGATACTGTAGTACCAATAATTCAAAGCGAGTTGCTTGCAAATCTTTTAGCGGAAAGTGAGGTGCGTCATGAATTATTTAGAGTTCCAAATCAAGGACACGGATTTAGTCCTGAGACTTATAAAATGGCATTCGAACAAATAAAAAAATTCTTAAATCAATAAAAAAACCCTGCAATAGCAGGGTCACCGATAAAGATTAGACTTTTTGAAGTCCCGTAGATTTAGCTTTTTGTTTGATTGCTTTTACTACTCTCTCGGAGGGTTGAACTTGGATCTGATCCATTTGCTCTATCGTGCTCAGCAGGGCTACATATTCTTGCATTAGTTCGTCATCGCTATGCAAGGCTTGCATCAAGAGTTCTTGTTCTACCTCCGCCATTTCCTGGTAAATATACCTTACCAGGTCATTTGGGGTAAATTGTTTTATCATAGGCTATATTTAATTGTTGCATTTTCTTTCTCAAATGAATTAATGCATAACGCATTCTCCCTAAGGCTGTATTAATACTTACTCCAGTTTTATCAGCAATTTCCTGAAAACTCATATCCATGTAATGTCTCATGATAAGGACTTCTTTTTGTGCCTCTGGTAAGTCCTCAATCATTTTTTTAACCATAGAGATAGTTTCTTCTTTTACCTTCAAATCCTCAATCGAATGATCAGCAAACTTTAAAGAATTGAAAACGTTACTCCCATCCTCTAAAATAATAGTAGGATACCTTTTTGCTTTCCGGAAATGATCAATCGCTAGATTATGAGCAATTCTCATTAACCAAGGCTGAAATTTCCCTTCTTCTTGGTATTTATCAGAGTTCAAAGTTTGAATTACCTTGACAAATACATCCTGAAGCAAGTCTTCTGCAATTTCCTGATCCTTAACTATCAGAAATATGGTAGTATAAACTTTAGTTTTATACCTGTCTACCAAAAGGTCGAAAGCAACTTCACTGCCGTTCCGATATTGTGCGATCAATTCGCTGTCCAAAGGACCTATGTACTTACTCATCTTAAGTTGGTTTAAAATCAACGTAGAAGTCTAGGCCATAGTATCTTGTTAGCGTAAAAAGAAAATAATTTTGATCAGGTGACTGAATTTTGAGAATTCTAACTAACTGCTTTTAATTAAGCTTGTCAATAGCTCATTGAAATTCAAGAGGAAATTTGGCAAATCATTCGAATAACCAAAATCCATTGGCAATAAAGATTCCAATTAAATAAAATTCCGATAAAAGTTAAAGCTTGTGAAAATTGCAGCACTAATCGGATGATCCTTTTTCTTGGCGATTCAGACAAGGGAAA
Above is a window of Algoriphagus sanaruensis DNA encoding:
- a CDS encoding aldehyde dehydrogenase family protein codes for the protein MLDQSVESDFSEVFIIQKETSVFLRKSSPHERSAKLLKLRSWIKKNQKEIQKALWNDFKKPEVEVDLSEIYPITAEINHALKNLKAWMRPKKVNTPLPMAGTSGKIKFEPKGTSLILSPWNFPFNLTIGPLVSAIAAGCTAIIKPSEFAPATANIISKMISELFEPREIAVFLGDVDIASSLLELPFDHIFFTGSPTVGKIVMKAASKHLSSITLELGGKSPVIIDNSADLKDAAEKIIWGKFMNCGQTCIAPDYILVPTELQQEFTQQCINQIQKYYDPTFKGIEASSDYARIINEKHFNRLIQLLKDSEVKGAKIEFGGKFSSVDNYLEPTLISNISMDMEIFHEEIFGPILPILPYKGLHEAINLVNSKPKPLALYFFGSNRTHQEQVIQETSSGNVVINDCVLHFLHSELPFGGVNNSGIGKAHGYSGFLEFSNPKGILKQRIGFNNVTLLRPPYTLKTKQIIASLIKWF
- a CDS encoding alpha/beta hydrolase, with the translated sequence MKKSKITSLAFLASKIGILSIVLLLGCVGTEEQVLNSKKELINLNYGDDPRQVMDVYLPAGRSTESTPLLIYIHGGAWIDGDKSEFLQVKSLAENSLSNFAFVSINYRLYDFISGSNQFPTQENDIASAINFIENSLTEWNVSNNLILSGASAGAHLALLQAYKAPLNKFEAVIAFFPPTDLNTLFGFSVFTAQGLSAILGGTPDQNPNLYISSSPSNFVTRTSPPTILFHGELDTVVPIIQSELLANLLAESEVRHELFRVPNQGHGFSPETYKMAFEQIKKFLNQ
- a CDS encoding RNA polymerase sigma factor; translation: MSKYIGPLDSELIAQYRNGSEVAFDLLVDRYKTKVYTTIFLIVKDQEIAEDLLQDVFVKVIQTLNSDKYQEEGKFQPWLMRIAHNLAIDHFRKAKRYPTIILEDGSNVFNSLKFADHSIEDLKVKEETISMVKKMIEDLPEAQKEVLIMRHYMDMSFQEIADKTGVSINTALGRMRYALIHLRKKMQQLNIAYDKTIYPK